The following proteins come from a genomic window of Clupea harengus chromosome 22, Ch_v2.0.2, whole genome shotgun sequence:
- the med28 gene encoding mediator of RNA polymerase II transcription subunit 28: MASSMSGMFLGQQQSAPHPSGGPGGPGQPGMLSGPPGARGSNSNTLVDDLEAAFEAGFASLVSQDYVNGTDQEEIRTGVDQCVQKFLDVARQTECFFLQKRLQLSIQKPEQVEKEDISELRNELQRKELLIQKHLTKIHNWQQVLEDINVQHKRPTELPQGPLAFLEQASANIPAPMKPN, from the exons ATGGCTTCATCCATGAGTGGTATGTTTCTGGGCCAACAACAGTCCGCACCACATCCCTCTGGAGGCCCCGGTGGTCCTGGACAGCCTGGTATGCTTTCGGGACCTCCCGGTGCCAGGGGATCAAATAGCAATACTTTGGTTGACGATCTAGAGGCGGCTTTCGAG GCAGGCTTTGCTTCTCTCGTGAGTCAAGACTACGTGAACGGAACCGATCAGGAGGAAATTCGAACAG gTGTTGACCAGTGTGTGCAGAAGTTCTTGGATGTCGCCAGACAGACGGAATGCTTCTTTCTGCAGAAAAGGCTGCAGCTATCTATACAGAAACCTGAACAAGTGGAGAAAGAG GACATATCAGAACTGCGCAACGAGCTCCAGCGAAAAGAGCTGCTCATCCAGAAGCACTTGACCAAAATCCACAACTGGCAGCAGGTCCTGGAAGATATCAACGTCCAGCACAAGCGTCCAACAGAGCTGCCCCAGGGCCCGCTGGCCTTTCTTGAGCAAGCCTCAGCCAACATTCCTGCCCCCATGAAACCAAACTGA
- the LOC105908485 gene encoding serine/threonine-protein kinase haspin-like, with protein MSSWLALPITPARAEQLNISSILAGFSPDTSLSTHMWSRLKAALSVHKKKTAFITPRRLALTGIQSPAVQRLNASRDIFASPSCTSLPHLVQSSPSSFLIIPADGKQKVNGEDQKSFGEILHEMIISKELSSLDQKDNNRTNGFISLNNLRCVQGTYPSQLLNAWDKFDKQRGSENDRPDFFGEEQFFLVLEFEFGGSDLENMNGKLSSLAQMKSILQQVTAALAVDERALCFEHRDLHWGNILVKTTKQKECSCILNGK; from the exons ATGTCCAGCTGGCTGGCACTGCCTATCACGCCAGCGCGTGCGGAGCAGCTGAACATCTCCTCCATCCTGGCCGGCTTCTCCCCAGACACCtccctcagcacacacatgtggagcCGGCTCAAAGCGGCCCTCTCTGTCCACAAGAAGAAAACCG caTTCATTACTCCCCGGCGTCTTGCCCTGACCGGCATTCAGTCTCCAGCAGTGCAGCGGTTGAATGCCAGTCGGGATATTTTTGCCTCACCGTCCTGCACTTCTTTGCCTCACCTGGTCCAGAGCTCACCCAGCTCCTTTCTG ATTATTCCAGCGGACGGCAAGCAGAAAGTCAATGGAGAGGACCAGAAGAGTTTTGGAGAAATCCTTCATGAAATGATCATCTCCAA GGAGCTGAGTAGCTTGGACCAGAAGGACAACAACAGAACAAACGGTTTCATCAGCCTGAACAA CCTGCGCTGTGTGCAGGGCACGTACCCTTCGCAGTTGCTGAATGCCTGGGACAAGTTTGACAAGCAGCGGGGCTCAGAGAATGACCGGCCAG ATTTCTTCGGCGAGGAGCAGTTCTTCCTGGTGCTGGAGTTTGAGTTTGGCGGGAGCGATCTGGAGAACATGAACGGCAAG ctgtccTCTCTGGCTCAGATGAAGAGCATCCTACAGCAAGTGACAGCTGCATTGGCCGTGGATGAGCGGGCCTTGTGTTTTGAGCACAG GGACCTGCACTGGGGGAATATCCTGGTGAAGACCACGAAGCAGAAGGAATGTAGCTGCATTCTGAACGGCAAATAG